Within the Marixanthomonas sp. SCSIO 43207 genome, the region TAAAAAACACTAGCCTTGTTGTTGAAGCAGCAACTGAAAACTTAGACTTAAAACTGAAAATTTTTAAAGATTTAGATTCTTATTGTTCGCAAGACACCATTTTGGCAAGTAACACTTCTTCAATTTCAATTACACAAATTGCTGCTGTTACTTCACGTCCAGAAAAAGTAATTGGGATGCACTTCATGAACCCGGTGCCTATTATGAAACTTGTAGAAATCATTAAAGGATACAGTACCAGTACCGAAACATATAACACAGTTGAAGACCTTTCAAAAAAATTAAATAAAGTACCTGTTGAAGTAAACGACTATCCTGGCTTTGTGGCAAACCGTATATTGATGCCTATGATTAATGAAGCTATTGAAACTTTATACAACGGCGTGGCTGGTGTTGAAGAAATTGATACCGTTATGAAGTTGGGTATGGCACACCCAATGGGGCCACTACAATTAGCAGATTTTATAGGTCTAGATGTTTGCCTTTCAATCCTAAACGTTATGTACGACGGATTTAAAAACCCAAAATATGCACCATGTCCACTTCTAGTAAATATGGTTACAGCAGGAAAAATGGGTGTGAAGAGCGGAGAAGGTTTTTACGATTACAGTGAAAGCCGTAAAGCAGAACATGTTTCTAGCCAATTCAGAAAATAATTATCATTATTTGTTGAGCAAGTAAGCAATGGCAAGAATAATCCCTTTTAAAGCAGTACGCCCTACCCGCGACAAAGTAAGTTTGCTCGCGGCGCGGTCGTATGATAGCTATACTCAAGAAGAAAGGGAATCTAGATTGAGAGATAATCCATTTTCATTTTTGCATATCGTTAATCCCGGTTATAAATATCACAAAGAAATTTCTGGTGAAGAACGATACTCATTAGTAAAAAACCGATATCAAGAGTTTAAAGAAGATGGAGTTTTTATGGAAGATGAAAAACCCAGCTTTTATATTTATAAAATTGTAAACAGAGACGGACTTGAGTTTAATGGAATTGTCGCTGCTGCCAGTACCGAAGATTATAAAAACGATGTAATAAAAAAGCACGAAGAAACCCTTCAATATAAAGAAGTAGTTTTTAAAGAATATTTAAAAACAGTAGGGTTTAACGCCGAAGCCGTCTTACTTACATATCCAGATAATAAAGAAATTTCGGCTATTGTTGAAAATGTAATGACTACTCGAGCAGAGTATGAATTTACAACCACATATCGAGACACACATTACTTGTGGAACGTTGATAATGATGAAATAGTTTCAAAAATAAGCAAGCTGTTTTCTGAAATGAACAGCCTTTACATTGCAGACGGTCACCATCGTAGCGCTTCTTCCTTTTTATTGGCAGAAGATTTAAAAAAAGAAAACGATCATCATACCGGGGATGAATCTTATAATTTTTTCATGAGTTATTTAATTCCGGAGAGTGATTTAAAAATTTACGAATTCAATCGATTGGTAAAGGGATTAAACGGATTAAGCAAGGAAGAATTTCTTATAAAACTAGATGCTGTTTTCCGAATTGAGAATAGAGGTTTAGAATATTACAAACCAACTCAAAAACAGAACTTTAGTATGTATCTGGATGGTGAGTTTTATTCTTTATACCTTCGTAAAAACAGTTATACCATCAATAACGCGCTTGACGCACTCGATGCTCAAATATTGTTTACCACTATTTTAAAACCTATTTTGGGTATTGAGGATTTGCGCAACGATCAACGTATTAAATATACAGACGGCAAAAGTGATATGGCCTATGTACAAACAGTAGTAGATCGCGGTGAGTTTACAGTAGGTTTTGGATTATTACCTGTAAGTGTTTCTGAAATGAAAAATATTGCAGATGAAAGGTTAAAAATGCCCCCAAAAACAACTTTTGTCTTGCCAAAGTTGCGCAGTGGCGTTACCATTTACGAATTTTAGTATCCTTAAAATCTTCTCAACAAATAGCCGTTGTTTTTATAAGCTATTTGTATTTTAAGCTATATAGAAAAAATAGACTATGAGTGTTTCAGAAAATATTAAAGAGTTTAAAAATAATCTTCCTGAAGATGTAACCTTAGTGGCAGTTTCAAAAACAAAACCGGTTTCAGAAATTATGGAAGCTTATAACACCGGTCACCGTATTTTTGGCGAAAATAAAGTACAAGAAATGGAAGCCAAATGGGAAGAAATGCCAAAAGATATCGAGTGGCACATGATTGGTCACGTACAGCGTAATAAAGTGAAATATATGGCTCCATTTGTGAGTTTAATTCACTCTGTGGATAGTAAACGGTTATTGAAAGAAGTTAATAAACAAGCAAAAAAGGTAGATAGGGTTATTGATTGTTTGCTTCAAATTAAAATTGCCGAAGAGGATAGTAAATTTGGTCTTGATAAAAATGAAGCGCTAGAGTTATTAGCTTCTGAAGCATTTCAAAAGTATGAAAATGTAAGAGTGATTGGTTTAATGGGAATGGCTACATTTACTGATAATGAAAATCAAATTTCAGAAGAGTTTAAAAAACTGAAACAAATATACGATTCAGTAAAAGACGATTATAACTTCACTCATCTGTCTATGGGAATGAGTGGTGATTACTCAATTGCCATAAAACACGGCAGTAACATAGTGCGAGTAGGAAGTGCTATTTTTGGAGAACGTAATTATTAAAATAAGGCTTTAAAGTAATAATAAAGAAGAGTAATAAGTAGATGTACGCCATTTTAGATATTGAAACAACTGGAGGAAAGTATAATGAAGAGGGAATTACTGAAATAGCTATTTATCGTTTTGACGGGCACGAAGTGGTTGATCAATTTAGTAGTTTAATTAATCCAGAACGTAGCATTCAACCCTTTGTAGTAAACTTAACCGGGATAAACAACCAAATGTTACGTAATGCTCCTAAATTTTATGAAGTTGCAAAACGCATTATAGAAATTACAGATGATTGTATCCTTGTAGCGCACAACGCTAAGTTTGACAATAGAATTCTCACAACAGAATTTGACCGTTTGGGTTATAAATATGAAAAAAACACCCTGTGTACGGTTGAGCTTTCCAAAAGGTTAATACCGGGGCTTCCCTCCTATAGTTTAGGAAAACTAGTCAAGTCTTTAGGCATTCCATTGACCGATAGACACCGGGCTCAGGGTGATGCAAGGGCTACAGTTTCGCTCTTCAAAATGCTGTTAAATAAAGACACTTCAAAAAATATAATCCAAGCTGCTGTACGTAAAAATCCAAAACGGCAATTAGAGCCAAAACTTCTAGATTTAATTGCTGAAGCGCCTTCAGAAACAGGAGTTTATTACATGCATCGTGAAGACGGAAAAATAATTTATATAGGTAAAAGCAAGAATATCAAAAAACGGTTGGTGCAGCATTTTACTTCAGATAACCGAAAATCAAAGCGTATGCAAGTTGAAGTTACTAGTGTGAGTTTTGAAAAAACTGGAAGTGATCTCATTGCACAATTGAAAGAAAGCGAAGAAATAAAACGAAACAAACCAGTTTACAACCGTGCTTTGCGAAAATCAATTTTTAACCACCAACTTACATCTTTCATTGACGATTACGGATACATAAACTTAAAAATTGAAAAGGCCGATGGTAGAAAAAAAGCCATTACGACCTTTACAAACCATCAACAAGCAAAAGCAATTTTATTTAAAATAACCGAAGAATATGCGCTTTGCCAAAAATTAAATGGTCTTCATAAAACCCAAGGTAGTTGTTTTCAATATTCTATAAAAGAATGTAATGGAGCTTGTATACACCAAGAAACCCCAGAAGAATACAACCAGCGAGTAAGAGCATTTATAACCCAAAAAAGCTTTACAAATCAACATATGCTTATTGTTGACAAAGGACGAGATGTAGAAGAAAGATCGGTTGTTTTAATTGAAGATGGAAGGTATATGGGGTTTGGTTTTTTTTCGTTAAATCATCAAATTACCAATCCCAACATTTTAAAAACGCTTATAAATCCGATGCAACATAATAGAGATGTACAACATATTATTCAAAATTATCTTCGGAAAAACAAAAAATTGAAAATTGTTAATCTCGCAAAGGATGCTATAAATTAATTAAACTTACCTATTTTTATAGCTTAAGACATTACTATTGAAAACACAAAAAAATAAAGGATGGCGTGAAAGATTACACGAGATTATTGCCGAGGCAGATACGCCCATGGGCAAACTCTTTGATGTAGTGTTACTTATTCTTATATTATTAAGTGTTCTTTTTGTAATGGTAGAAAGCGTAAAAGGACTTCCTGAAAAAGCTTATGACATTTTATACATAGGAGAATGGGTAATCACCATATTTTTTACGTTTGAATACATTGCCAGAATCTTAACCGTAAAAAAACCAACCAATTACATATTCAGCTTTTATGGAATTATCGATTTTCTGTCTACCATTCCATTATACCTTTCATTTATATTGGTAGGTAGTAATGTTCTTATTACTGTGAGAGCTTTAAGACTACTGCGAGTTTTTAGAATTTTAAAGATTACTCGATATATAGGTGAAGCCAACAAACTGAAAAAAGCTTTAAACGATAGTCGCCCAAAAATATTGGTTTTTCTATTTGCGGTACTAATTATTGCAGTTATTGCAGGAACTTTGATGTACTTAATTGAAGGAGAAGAAAGTGGTTTTAACAGCATTCCTGTGAGTGTTTACTGGTGTATTGTGACGCTAACCACTGTAGGTTTTGGTGATATTGCTCCCGTAACACCATTAGGACAATTTCTAGCAACCGTCATTATGATTTTGGGTTATGGTATTATTGCAGTACCTACAGGAATTGTAAGTGCAGAGTATGCCAAAAGCAAAGAATATGTTCACGTAAATACACAAGCCTGCTATAATTGCGGCGCTCTAAAACATCGTGATGATGCAAAATTTTGCCATAAATGTGGTCAAAACCTACATCCTGAAAACTTAAAAGACACGTAATGGCTTTTTCTCAACCGTTACTTATTTGTGTGGTAGGACCTACCGCAATAGGAAAAACAAAACTTGCCATTAACATTGCACAATTATTTAATACCGAAATCATTTCAGCAGACTCTAGGCAGTTTTTTAAAGAAATGACCATTGGTACGGCAGTTCCATCTTCACAAGAATTGGATGCTGCTCCACATCATTTTATTCAAAATAAAAGCATTTTTGAAACCTATAGTGTAGGTGATTTTGAAACAGAAGCACTAGAAACATTAAAACAACTCTTCAAAAAAAAGGATGTTGCTGTTATGGTAGGTGGTTCTGGTTTGTATGTTGATGCAGTGGTTAAAGGGCTCGATTCATTTCCTAAAGTTCCGAAAGAAATACGAGAAGCGTTAACTCTTGAGTTGGAAGAAAATGGATTAGCATCACTTCAGAAAGAACTGGAGAATAAGGATGCTCAATATTATAAAAAGGTTGATCATCAAAATCCGCATAGAGTTATTCGTGCTTTAGAAGTTATTAGAGTTTCTGGTAAACCTTATTCTTCATTTCTCAATCAAAAGAAAAAAGAACGTTTTTTTGACACTCTTTATGTTGGATTAACGGCAGAAAGAGAAGTAATCTACTCTCGTATTAACCAACGTGTAGATAATATGATGGATGAAGGTTTACTTGATGAAGCAAAACAACTTTATAAACACAGGGAATTAAATGCTTTACAAACTGTGGGCTATAAAGAGCTTTTTAAGTATTTGGATGGAACTGTTGAACTTGAAGTTGCGGTTTCAGAAATAAAGAAAAACACAAGGCGATTTGCTAAAAGGCAAAATACATGGTTCAAAAAAAACCCAGCAATACATTGGTTTAACTACACAACGTCTGCTGAAAAAATAGTGCAAGAACTCAAATCAAAAAACGCCCTTTGAAAAGGGCGTTTTCCCACTTAAATACTTATAATTATAAAATAGTACTAGTTGTCAACTTCGTCTTTAACAACCAAACGGAATCCTTCTCCGTGTATATTTATAATTTCTACGCCATCGTCTTTTCCTAAATACTTACGAAGTTTTGCGATGTAAACATCCATACTTCTAGAGGTGAAATAGTTATCGTCTCTCCATATTTTTGTGAGAGCCAATTCACGAGGCATTAAATCATTTTTATGCAATGCTAACAGTCTAAGTAGTTCATTCTCTTTTGGAGAAAGTTTAATAGGATCTTCTTCTTTATAAGTTAAAAAGCGAAGCTTAGAGTTAAGGTGGAAGTTTCCTACTTCAAATTCAAATTGCTTACTGTCTGCAATACTGTCTGTTGCTTTTCTTTGAATAATAGCTTTAATTTTCATCAACAATACTTCACTATCAAAAGGTTTGTTGAGGTAATCATCTGCACCTACTTTGTATCCTTTTAAAACGTCTTCTTTCATTGCCTTTGCAGTAAGGAATATGATTGGAATATCTTCATTCTTATCACGAATTTCCTTGGCTAATGTAAACCCGTCTTTATAAGGCATCATTACATCAAGAATACAAAGATCAAAGTCGTCTTTTTTAAACTTTTCAAAGCCTTCCATACCGTTTTTGGCATGAACTACTTCATAATCATTCATAGCTAGGTAGTCTTTTAAGACCGTTCCGAAGTTTGGATCGTCTTCTACCAATAAGATCTTTTTGTTTTCAGTTTCCATAATTTAAGATATTAAGTGTATTTTTATTATAAAGGTACTGCCTTTTCCTTTTTCACTCTCCACATATACTTGTGCATCATGATCATCAAGAATTCGCTTTACATAAGCTAGGCCAAGACCGTGCCCTTTTACATTATGTATATCACCGGTGTGTTCTCGGTAAAATTTTTCAAATATTTTCTTTTGGGTTGCTTTACTCATACCCATTCCTTGATCGCGTATTTTAAGGATAATATAGTCCTTGACGTTTTCAGTATACACATCAATCTTAGGAGGTTCTTCAGAGTATTTTATAGCATTGTCTAAAATGTTAACCACTACATTGGTTAAGTGTGACTCATTGGCCAAAACCGAAGATTTTAAAGCTCCTAAATGACTTGTTATATAACCTCCACGATCTTCTACAATAAGTTCTACATGGCTTATTGCTTCGTTAATAATATTGTGCAGTTTTAAACGCTCTTTTGGAAGATCAAGTTCGTTTTTTTCCAGTTTAGAAATGCGCAGCACATTTTCAACCTGTGCGTGCATGCGACGGTTTTCATCCCTAATCATTTTTAAATATCGCTCCAAAAATTCTCTATTGTCCTTTATTTTTGGGTTTTTAAGAGAATCTAAGGCAAGATTAATTGTCGCTATTGGTGTTTTAAACTCGTGCGTCATATTATTGATAAAGTCAGATTTAATTTGTGAAATCTGTCTTTGTTTAAAAATTTGAGATAAAGCACTTGCATAGGCTAATATAATTACCGCAGTAAAAATCAATGATAATACTGCCATACCCAAAATAGAATTGAGTACTACTTTTTCTTTTTCTGAAAAATTCACATACAATTGATAATCATTAAATCCTTGATCGTTTCCGAACAATGGTACCACATACGTACTTTCTGGATCTAATGAAAAATTATCTGATCGTACTTTGGTTGCTAAATTGTTACTATACACAGCATACTCAAATTTTGAGTCTATCCCCCTATCATTCAACTCTTTTGTTATTAAACCTTCAATCTCTTGACCATTTACACGCTTGTGTAATGGTACTTTTGTTGAGATATTGAAATAGGCGTTTTCAAACTGGTTTTTTTCAAAATCTTTTAATCTCTTAAATGAAATCTCTCTAGATTCTGAAGGGTTTTCGTTATCAATTCCAGGATTGATTTTGGTAGTAGTCTTTCTATTAGTCAATCTTTTAAATTGAATACTATCAAAATCCATATCTAAAAAACTAGAAGAAAGCTTATAATCTTCTTCCAAAATACCATCTGAATAGATAAATACCTCGTTTGTTCTATCGTTTTTAGTTTTGTAAACTAATTCACTAAAATTGACATTCTCAGGCACCTCAAGACTGTCAACATACCGGCTATAAACGTTGTAAAAGTCTTCTATTTCTCTATCTTTAATCTGTTTTGTAGCAGAAAAAAGCGTTTGCTGTACATTAAAAGTAAACTGTTCTTCTTTAGTTTGATACGAATTCGCAATCCAGTATCCCTGCACAAACATAATCCCTAGCAGCGACAAACTCATTAGTGCTATAAGTAAGGCGAATAGCTTTTTATTCATAGCCCAAAAGTAAGATTTTAACATTTAGCACAGTTTTCATTTAACCAAATGTTAACAAAAGAAGCAAAATGGTTGTTATTGTCCTATTTTCAAGAGGTGATGATGAATTTTAAGTACCTGTTTCTTAGTATTTTTCAGGTCTTCGTTTTCTATGGTAAAATCTGCTAACTGCTGCTTTTTTTCATCGGGCCATTGATTATCCATACGAGAATGTATTTCTTCTCTAGTTGTATCATCCCGTTGTAAAATGCGTTCTATTCTAGTTTCTTTTGGAGCTGTAACTAAAATTGTATAATCACAATTTTTATAACTGCCATTTTCAAATAAGATAGCAGCTTCTTTAATACAATACCTCGATGTTTGCTCTGCAACCCATTGCTTAAAATGTTCTGCTACTTGTGGATGTATAATCGCATTAACTTTTTCTAATAGCTCATTATCATTAAATATAATGTTGGCTACATATTTACGGTTTAAGCCTTTGTCATTATAGGCTTCTTCGCCAAGTATTTTTATGAGTTCTTTTTTTATTGTTTCAGAAGAATTGGTAAGCTTTTTTGCTTCAACATCGGCTATATAAACAGGAATCCCTAATTCACTAAACATAGTAGCAATTGTAGTTTTTCCACTTCCTATTCCACCCGTTAATCCTACTATTTTCATTCTTCAGAACCGTTTTTAAAAATTAAAAAATCAATCTTTTTATCTTTCAACTCAATATCTCGAATGCCATCGGGTTTTTTTGAAAATTGAATAAGCATGAAGTTTTCGGTTCTATTACGTTTTGAAAAATCACAAGTGATCCGAAAATCTTTTTCTGAAATTGTATTGTAACTTTTTATGGGAACATTAAAAGTCACTTTGGTTACTTTAGGAATCAACTTAACGATAGTTTCTGGCGGTAAATTGATAATTTGTATAGGCAATGTGATTTCTTTTTGAGTAAATTCTTGAACGTTTAATGAAATTGAAACTGTTTCTGGAGTAATTGAAACCGAAGTAGCATCTGGCGTTTCAATTTTTATAGTTTCAGAAAAATTACTGTCAATCCCCGTATATTTTTTTGAAATCGTAGGTATAGAATCAATTGCATTAATTACCTCTAAGGGACCTGAAACCTGGACTGAATCTGGCTTAATTTGAAGTGTTTCCAAACTCATAAAACCTTCTCTGTAGTCTATTTCAGCTTTGGAAAAAACAGGGACTTTCTTTGAAACCAAAAGCTCTAAGTTAATTTTTAATGTATCAATTGATACATTTTTTACAGTCAAGTTTTTATCAAGTTGTGAAGAGATTAAACTTGTTAATTGAGCATCTGATAATGTGACTGTCTTGTTTCCTTTTTGATAATAATCTGAAATTTGAATGGTCACGGTTGGGTTTTTAAGTTTATAATACAAAAACTCAAATCCGTTTGTGGTTAAATCAAAAGAGAGCTCTTCAGGATTATTTTCGGTCAATAGTGTTTCGTTAGGTATACTTTTGTAGATGATTGTTGCATCAACTGTAGCTGTATATTCTCTTGAAAACTTAGTAAGCACCCAAAATAAAATAGCCAAGAAAAGAAAAAACAGAAACTTTTTTATTTTCCCGGTGTTGTATTTTTTTTGAGGCTTTGAGGTCATTATGATTAAGTAGTTTAATTAAAAAATAGAAAAGGAAATTGTTTTTCAGGGTTTCTATTTAAAAACCTAATATAATAACTGGATTTGAAAAAAGCGATTCCGTAACCAAAAAACTGTATAAATAGCGCTAATATTGACAACAATCCTATATAAACACTTTTATTGGTAATAGCTGAACTTATAAGAACCATTGCCAAGTAAACTGCTAATGGTATAAAAAATTGCCAATGAATACCTAAAGATAAGAGTATTGACAACGTTACAAACACTACGAAGCAAAATGGAAACCAAAAAGTAATCTTTGATGATTGTGGGTGCCATTTACTGAGAATAGGGCGTACCAAACCAAATTTTTTTACTTGAGTATAGAATTTTTTCCAAGAAATACGGCGTTTATGGTATACGTATGCATTTGGGATAAAAGTTGTATTAAACCCTTTTTTTAAAATACGTTGTGATAAATCTGGATCTTCTCCCGGGTGTATTTTGCCATAGCCTCCTGTTTCTGTAAAAGCTTTTTTTGAAATTCCCATATTAAAGCTCCTAGGCTCAAAGCGATTGACACTTTTTTTATTTCCGCGTATTCCTCCTGTTGTAATAAATGATGTCATTGTAAAGTTGATAGCTTTTTGTATACTTGAAAAGCTACTATGTGCAGCATCTGCACCGCCATAACAATCATAATAGTTCTGTTTTAAAAAGGCCTCAACAGTTTTTAAGTAATGTGAAGGCACCAAACAATCTGAATCTAATATGATAAAGTAATTTCCTTTTGCTTTTTGCATGCCAAAATTTCTTGACAAACCGGGACCAGAATTTTCTTTAAAAAAGTATGTGAGCGGTAAAGATTTTGAATACGTATTGACAATCTTCTCACTAGAAATAGTTGAGCCATCTTCTACAATTACGATTTCATATTCTCTAGAATAATCAAGTTTTGTAAAGCTTTCTAAAAGCTCTTCAACCTCTTGTGGACGATTATAAACAGGTATTATAAAAGAAAAATAAAAATCCATATTGCAAATGTAGTGAATAAAAAAAGCCACCCCGATAACGAGGTGGCTTTTATTAGCTATATGAAAAAATTACCTTTTGATAATCTTATAGGTTCCTATTTCTCCATTTACTGAAACTTTCATAATGTAAGTTCCGGTAGTTAACGAAGAGATATTTAAATCTGTAGAGATGCTTCCAATAGTCTGGTCAACTACTTTTTGACCTAAAATATTGTAAATCGCTACATTATCAATGTTATCCATTGCTTTTAACGTCAATTGATCGTCTGCAGGGTTTGGATAGTAAGAGAAACCATCGATAGTGTTTTCTGCTGTTCCTAAACTAGTTCCGTCAATTGTAATATCGGTTATTCCACCGGTATTTACTACAAATACATAATATGCTTGTCCAGCAGTAGTTGTAATTGTAGTTGAAGTTCCTGGTAAACATTGGTTAGTTCCTTGCGCAACTAATGTAAGATCAGTTTCTGAAGCATTTTCATCTGGAGCTTCAAAGAAAGTTACTACACTTGTTCCTGCTGGTGACTCAACAGTAGCAGTTACTTCTCCATCACCTACAGGTGTAAAGTTGTACCATACTCCATTTGCTCCATCAATGTTACAGTTATTTGGGTTACCTGCTTCAGTTGTAGCAGCTGGCATTTGTACACCTGGATCTGTGTAAGGTACTACACCTAATTCATCTATATCAATAGAGTTTGTAATCATATCGTTAGGTGGTGGTACTGGAAGACAATCTACATTTAAAGAGTAGTTTCCGGTAGCACTTCCAAATCCGTGTACCAAGATGTAATAGGTACTATTTCCATCTCCTTGGAAAGAAACTTCAGACTGTAAACCACAAGAATCATCGTTTCCTGCTTCACAAACTAACGTTCCACAATCACCTGTATAAACAGATAACTTAGTATCGTAGTCTGAATCACATAGTGAAATAGTATAATCACTTACAAGACCTGAATCATCAGTAAATGAATACCAAACACCAGGAGCGGTGATAGATGTTCCGCTACATTCTGGAGCACCTGTATCTGGAGTAGCATTGTCTGTAGATCCGGTGATAGTTTCACCACATGTAATTGGTAAAGCACCACTACATACATCATTTTCTAATGCTGGTATACAAGTTACATCCAAGCTAAAGTTACCTGAAGCTGTTCCGAAACCTTCTACCATAATAAGGTAAGTAGATGAACCATCTGAATAGAATGAAACTTCAGATTGTAAACCACAAGAGTCATCATTAAATGCAATCTCATTACTTAAGTCACAAGAATCATATACTCTAACTGCTGAATCATAGTCTGTACCACCTCCACAAAGTGAAATAGTAACTACCTCAGCGTCTCCGCTTCCTGTGTAAGAGAAAAATTCATCCGGAGCATCGTTACCTCCAGAGTTAGTATCACTAGTAGTTTCTCCAGTAATGCTATCACCACAAGATAATGCTACTGCAAATTCACATTCATCATTTGATGGTGGTGTACAGATAGACATAGAGAATTGAACTACTTGACCAGAGTCACCTCCAAAGTCATCACATACTTTTAGTATCCAATCTCCTTTGATACTTTCGCCATCAAATGCTGCAGCAAAAGCCCCTCCTGTTGGAGCGTATGGTCCCATACCAAATGGTACTGTAGCTGCAGAGATATCGGCTCCACCGTCTTCAAATACAGTTCCATTATAAACATCGTCATTTGAACCTCCTAAGCTTTCAGCTAGTGCAAGTTCAGTACCTGAAGGAGAAACTAAATAGATTCTTAAATCTGATGACCAGCTATGTGTAATATCGATAGTTACATTTTCTAAAGTTGCTGTTTCTCCTATAGTTCCAAATTCAGAAACAGTAATAGGAATTTCATTTGGTGCATTGGCACAATCTGCTGTGCTAGTATCTGTTCCATCTATATCAAATGGTACTGCGGTAGAATCATATGCAGTGCTATCACAGTTAATTGGATCTGGATTAGCATCTGGTATAGCAACCCAACCATATTGCGTTAAGCTACCCGGTTGCATTTGTCCAATTAAAGTAGTTGCTCCTGTTGATGTATCTACAGTACGCAGCTCTGAATCAAAAAGAACACTATTAAAGGCTGTCATATAAACTTGATCTGTATTAACATCCCAAGTCATTCCTTGACCAAAATTAGCATCAAAACCAATAGCGCCTATTGCCGTAGCTGCACCTGTTGATGTATCAATTGAATAGAGTGTATCATCTGCAATGTCATAGGTGTATGCATTTCCGTCGCCATCTATTGCTAGTGCAATAGCTATAGCTCCAGAAGTATTTAATGGACCTATTAATGTACCTGAAAGACTACCTAAATCTATGCTGTAAAATTCTGTGCTAGTTACAGCATATAAATTTCCATCAGCTGGATTGAATTCTAAACCGGTTATATCTGGCACTCCTACGTTACCAAGTGAAGTGTATGTACCTGTAGTTGTATCTACGCTGTAAGCTTCACCTAAGCTATCAATAACATAAATAGTCTCAAGGTCATTAGGATCTGCTGCTCCTGCACCTTCAAAACCTGCTCCTACAGGAGCAGATGGACCAATAGAAGTAAATACAGAAGGGTCTATTGGGTCAAACGAACCAACCATAGCTGATGCATTTTCTACTGCATAAGCAAGAGGGTCGTTGGTTCCTCCACCACCACCGCCTCCGGTAGCTAGAATTTCAACTTCCCAACCTAATCTATTGATAACTCCAGAAGCGTTATGCTCAAAAGTTATAGATCCAGAAGTTCCGCTAAAAAGTGCAGATCCATTTGATGCAATCATATCTGCTAATGTAATGTCTCCTTCATTAATACCTCCATCTGCATTATCATATAATAATGTTCCTGAGGTATCTGCACCATCATAAATTTTTAACCAGTCAAAAGTGGCAA harbors:
- a CDS encoding response regulator transcription factor — encoded protein: METENKKILLVEDDPNFGTVLKDYLAMNDYEVVHAKNGMEGFEKFKKDDFDLCILDVMMPYKDGFTLAKEIRDKNEDIPIIFLTAKAMKEDVLKGYKVGADDYLNKPFDSEVLLMKIKAIIQRKATDSIADSKQFEFEVGNFHLNSKLRFLTYKEEDPIKLSPKENELLRLLALHKNDLMPRELALTKIWRDDNYFTSRSMDVYIAKLRKYLGKDDGVEIINIHGEGFRLVVKDEVDN
- a CDS encoding sensor histidine kinase KdpD, which produces MLKSYFWAMNKKLFALLIALMSLSLLGIMFVQGYWIANSYQTKEEQFTFNVQQTLFSATKQIKDREIEDFYNVYSRYVDSLEVPENVNFSELVYKTKNDRTNEVFIYSDGILEEDYKLSSSFLDMDFDSIQFKRLTNRKTTTKINPGIDNENPSESREISFKRLKDFEKNQFENAYFNISTKVPLHKRVNGQEIEGLITKELNDRGIDSKFEYAVYSNNLATKVRSDNFSLDPESTYVVPLFGNDQGFNDYQLYVNFSEKEKVVLNSILGMAVLSLIFTAVIILAYASALSQIFKQRQISQIKSDFINNMTHEFKTPIATINLALDSLKNPKIKDNREFLERYLKMIRDENRRMHAQVENVLRISKLEKNELDLPKERLKLHNIINEAISHVELIVEDRGGYITSHLGALKSSVLANESHLTNVVVNILDNAIKYSEEPPKIDVYTENVKDYIILKIRDQGMGMSKATQKKIFEKFYREHTGDIHNVKGHGLGLAYVKRILDDHDAQVYVESEKGKGSTFIIKIHLIS
- the coaE gene encoding dephospho-CoA kinase (Dephospho-CoA kinase (CoaE) performs the final step in coenzyme A biosynthesis.) is translated as MKIVGLTGGIGSGKTTIATMFSELGIPVYIADVEAKKLTNSSETIKKELIKILGEEAYNDKGLNRKYVANIIFNDNELLEKVNAIIHPQVAEHFKQWVAEQTSRYCIKEAAILFENGSYKNCDYTILVTAPKETRIERILQRDDTTREEIHSRMDNQWPDEKKQQLADFTIENEDLKNTKKQVLKIHHHLLKIGQ
- a CDS encoding glycosyltransferase family 2 protein, translating into MDFYFSFIIPVYNRPQEVEELLESFTKLDYSREYEIVIVEDGSTISSEKIVNTYSKSLPLTYFFKENSGPGLSRNFGMQKAKGNYFIILDSDCLVPSHYLKTVEAFLKQNYYDCYGGADAAHSSFSSIQKAINFTMTSFITTGGIRGNKKSVNRFEPRSFNMGISKKAFTETGGYGKIHPGEDPDLSQRILKKGFNTTFIPNAYVYHKRRISWKKFYTQVKKFGLVRPILSKWHPQSSKITFWFPFCFVVFVTLSILLSLGIHWQFFIPLAVYLAMVLISSAITNKSVYIGLLSILALFIQFFGYGIAFFKSSYYIRFLNRNPEKQFPFLFFN